The genomic segment TACATATACATCCACTCATCAGAAATACATATAGCTTCTGTGCTTAACTGTTAACGCGCTAAAGCAAATGCACAAGTTATCCCAGATGAACAAGTAGCTGCTCTGTGACATTTCTTAGTTTAAAGGGGTGGGGAGCGCCTGAGTGACCAGAGCTCGGGGAGGGGCAAATAATTATCACCATAAATATAATGGTAATGAATAATGACGACTAATAAATAGGTAGAAGTAGTACCTTCAATTAATCCAgactcctctttcctcacctaCCATTACAATGCCACCCAAAGCATAATACCGCTAACCCGCTCCATAAATAGCCCAATGCAGAGGAACTGCACACCTGGCAACACTGGTCAGGAGTCAAGCGAGAGCCAAAGTTATCTCGTTACTCAAGAATCTTCAATATTCTATAAATTCCATCTTTAAACTAACATGCTGACCTTATGACAATAATTCAAAAGGTAACATCCCACATATAAAAATGTTTCCCTGTGCAAGTATCAAAGATGCAGTTAAGTATGTATGATTTTGTTATATTACAAATCTTTAATTCTCGCAAGACGTTATAAAGAAACAACTAATTATCTTAATATGTCACTTATATTTTTTAGTGCTGTTTTATAAATGACACGGCATATTCCTGCTAAATAATCCATTAGGATACTTACCTTATCCAAGAAATGTGAAACAAGATATCTGGTGCTTCTGAATTCTatagaatacagaaaaatatattttattattgttatttttttcctttatataaatTAACGAAATGGGCAAAAGTCTGTGAAACTATTATTTAGATGTCGATGGTTTGGCATGCCGGCGCGGCCAGAGAGGGCAGCACCATCTCGGGAGGAGGCAGAGCAGCCGCCAGAGAGGGTCAGCCATTTGAGCAAATATGTACACCCGCGCACTTCTCTCCGCCCGCAATGCCGTGAAGGGCACAGGTAAGATTCTAACTTTGTGTCTAAACTACGTCACACATTCTGCTTGATCCCAATCTGTAAAGAAGAGCCGAATTTCGGCTTCCGTTTCGGCGTGAGGCAAGAGGGTTGCGTCATTACAATTTGGGAAGCTGCCGGCCCCTAcagatttttcctttcctctgtgaCGGCACTGGCCACCCCATGGAAAGACTAGTGAGTGTGGTGAATGTGGTAAATGATGTACTTTCATACAGAAGCCTGGAATCGATGATAAATGCATCAGGGAAGGCGATGTAGGGTGTAGCTAAATATAGTGCAGGGGAGCAGCTTGGCCATGACGCAACCCTTGGCCCACCTCTCAGCTGACTGGCCCAGGCAGGGGTACCAATACCCTGCACCTCTTACCCTGACTGCCAGCACACAGGCACACCAGGGATATATCGATTGAGAGCAAGCAGGTTGTATTGATTACtgcgtgcagagagagagagagagagagaaacaactgaTAACACCCTCatagctccctccctccctcccaggaCAATAATCTACACCAGGGCGTAAAACGGGAAGGCAGAGTTCGGGCAGCATATCCTTGTAAATATTAGTTTTCAGTCAATCCTAGCATTTTCAATCAATAATAAGGTTACACTCTAAATACTTatgtattttgatgtgtttgggATCCTACAACTAAAACTGTTGGAAATGCCTTATCTAGCTGCTCTGAACCCCACTGGACATGAAAACTAGCATACAAGGAGAACTACCATGCTTCAGTCTTGGCCACATAACAGTTGAATTTAAATACAATCGGATACCAGAACCACCTAGCAACAGAATTCCCCTAGTTGCTTTCCTGCCAGGTCCATCAGTTCATTGGTGAGGTGTTGTAGGGCTAAAGTGAGGAATTTCTAAGTCTTCAATGAAACTAACATACATCAAAAAGAATATTTTTGACCATAAACTCCATTACATGTTAAGAGTACcagatatacttttttttttaattatgccATCTCCAAGACATAATGAtcctttatatgtattttcagttGGATACATGCTTGTGGCAAGTAACAAATAATTACATTTAAAATTATGCATGTGAAGCTATTTTTCCtaaatattttttcatattaaaagAATGATCAATATATTGATCCAGTGCTCGTGGTCCTCAACAAATGGACTTGGTGGCCACTAATGGCCCACGAGCTTGTAACTAAGATGTGAGGGAATTCTTGTGATTTTATATTTGCATGTGCCAATTCTTGGCTATCACCTAAAGAGAGGTCAGCCTATTATTTTAACAGGCAAATATGAGAAgcaatatatatacagtatatatgaTCAAGTTGAATGTACATTAAATAGATAGCATATATGAGTACATTCTATTATCattgttcattgtttatttaatgTACAGTGCCATGAGAATGAACcttataatgacaaaaaacCTATCATATTCAACATAAGTATAAGGATCACATTAAAATAAGAATGAATCAAATATTGTAGTGCATGGCATAGCCTTGTGTCCTAATGCAGTGGTCTGCCCAACAGTTTCACGACGTGGCATGGGATCTGTGGCTGACTTCAAGCCTCCCACCATGTCCGAGCTCCCCGTCCCTCAAGGTGCATGGAAAGATGCTTACAATGcaaagcaaaggaagaacaaccTCCACCTCATCAGCGGGATTTTGGTCGCTGGTGGCACTCTAGCCTTTGTAAGTTTTGTGTGGTAGGCTGTGTCAGAATTACTTGTAAGTTTTGTGTGGTAGGCTGTGTCAGAATTACTGAGTATACAAAAAGATATGAAATTTATTTGAACATTCTGAGAAATGGCAAAGGATGGACTATAGTAAATCTATTCTGTATAGGGCATTTAAGTGTGGCCACTTTGGGTATTCAGCCCTCTGCTGCCTTGCCAAATCTACCTGTGCTGTACCTAGGATGATCTGAAAATAAAGGTCCAATGTTGGCCTTTTCTtctaagaaatatatatttttcatcattctacTGACTGTGAAACACACGCAGGTGCAGGAGGGGAAGTTTCCATAGAATGACTGTTGGAGAGCAGAGTTGTCAAGTGTCATGGCATAAACATTAAAATGACTGCTGTTATAATCAAAGGAATTAAACAATCAtaatattttacattgttattaaAGAATTAAAGAATTAATCTTAAAGAAATAATTAGTTTACCATACGAGACTGAAAGATAAGTATTGTCACTGATATGGCAGAGATGATCAGGAGAATCCCCACAGGGGCCACATCATTAGAAAATAGATTTAGTACAGTCCCACTGATGAGGGTTTATTTCTTGGGCAATCATGAAATAACCCATGATCCAGCACTAGCAACTGCCATACTACTCATATCAAAGCTCCTCCCATTCAGACTGACCATGAATATGTGCACACTTGTATTCCATAACTTAATACCATCCACAACACCTACCATCAAATGCAACTTGCCATGTCATCCACCACAGCAACTTCAAGGCCCTGTATCCTATTAATAACTAATCTCAGGCTCTGGCCAGTCACCACTAAAAATAGTATCTGccaacagtaaaagaaaaaagtgaagttaCTCACACATTTTTCTATCAAGTTTTGGGTACAAGAATTCAGCCAAGGGCAAACAATTGCCAATtaggagaacaagaaaacagagaTAGTAATTGTATGGTGTGCAGCTATAGAAAGTAGGATCTGCTCACTTTGGGTAGGGCACGGCCATGATTTTATCACTTCTCCAGCTTGTTCCCTTCATTTGCCTCTGCCCTCCACTGATGTTTCATTATATTGATGGTGTGCATTTAAGTACTGAATGCTGATAGTCAAAAAGGTATGTGCTATATCACCAACATACACCCACCAGCTCATAAACATTCCATTTCTTGTCTTGTATGGGGGATGAAGGTAAAGGTGATCTCTGTATGATCATTATTAAGAAAACCATGTCTCATATTTAATGCtcaattctgaaaaaaaaatgaacacacacacattgcatacAGTGATGATATACCTTTCACACTCCATTAAACACAAATCACATACATCCATATTCAACCAAAAGCCAATCTAAGTTTTCTGATGACAGGATTTTCAAAACTTAGGCATAATACCATTCTTCAGCCACTTCTTGCTTTTTAATTCAGTCAAAATCTCAACTTATTGCTTCTATATAAGTAACCTAACAAGACCTGTAAACTCAAGACTAAAGATTATCACCCTATATAAAGGTCTGTATTGGATTGATTCTTTGTCAGAAATATAGTGCTGATGAAGTGCTTTTATACTTGTCAAAGATGCAAGTGGACCACATTGAGAGAACAAATTCATATCTAATACAATATGTTCACATCTTGGCTTATAACAGTAAAAGGAATTGCTGTTATAACGTAAGAAAAATCAGCGACATTGCAACtttggataaagaaaaagattgaTTGTTTCAAGTTTGTTGTTGATTCTTGCTGCATTTATGTCTGTTCTTGGTACACTTTACCCATAATTTACACAAGGTAAAGTTCACCAGCAGTATACATAAATCAAATCTTACTTCACCTGAATGGTGTATTCCTTTAAGGAGTGGTACTGTCCTGTGAGCTTGTATAAACACATGATAAAGTAAGCAAGCTGGTAAAACACAACTACTCAAGCAAGCTAAAAATTagtatatatattgtaacaAAGTGAAACATAATTAAATACCAATTTAAACTGCAAGTGGGAGTTGTGCATTGGACGGGCAGTGACAGGAACTAAAGGTAGAGAAGATTGAGGTTGTCTTTCTCAGTCAGGTGATGCAAAAGTAGAATTGGTCTATGTGGCTGGACtgcatctctcttcctcacactaCCAGAAGTTAGGCGCCATCACAccagctttttttgttttctctcgtcTCCATCAGCTTTTACCCTGTTCCACTGTATTTCTGCATCTGCATCATCAAATAGAAGTGATTGTCTTCACAGAGGAGGGTTATCAAATTTTGATGTCAAGTGAAAATCCATTAgcaaatgtttatattataaagATATGCAAAGTAaacattattgtttttaagttaaattgattaaaaaaaaaaaaaaaatatatatatatatatatatatatatatatatatatatatatatatatatatatatatatatatatatatatatatatatatatatatatatatatatatatatatatataatcacttaATTTCATGTGTCATCACATTTAATTTGTGGAGCTATAACAGCAAACAGTGGTTCAATAGATGTTTGCACTTTTGGAAGGTCTATATTTCTCTACTCTTGTGAAATGGATACCATCAATAATCCTCAGTGGACATGTCTCTCACAGGAATTTCTTATAGAAAATAGGAACACTGCCTATTCATTTACTGTCAATGAGAGTGCAGATGAACAGCTATGCATGTGTGGCACGGTGTGCTCAAAAACTTGTCAATTTTCAGAAAGTTGACAGAAAATGTGCTAGTCCTGTAaagtacaagttaacacaggctttgtccaacagGGCCAATCTGTATCAGATAACACTTCaaaacttttctttcactgtagattactttttaatagcttatttaaactgatttacatataaatatgaggaataagcaaaagaaaacaataaacacaccCCTCCCCACCAAAAAAAGTGGGttgggtttaaaaaaaaattttaaacagGCTTTTTCCAACCCTGGATGTTTGtcaattattttcttatacAGTTAGGTTATGACTTTCTTGTCAACACTTACAATCAATTTCATTTTGTCTAAGCTCAAAATTATTCTCATAATGCAAGTATAATTAGAAGAGACTCGAGCTTCATTAGCAAGAGATTTTTGCCTACAGTGATGGCAGGCAAACTGAGTGTGAGCATGAACCAAATGCAACACACTCAAATAGAATCGCACCAAGAGATGAAGAGGTGAATATAATGGGAAAGACTACACCGACCCACTTGACTAatttattattgctatcataaCTAGACTAAGTTTTAATTTACTCTTAGTCcatattataagtttttttttaagcaatctACATGTATTATATATGTTTGTTAAAGTAAATATTGCTACTTTTCAGCTGGCAGAGTCTGACATGGTTGACTTTGGAATGGCCCCCAAGATGGGATAGTAATGCTGCTGCTCTCATGTACATACAGCGACATGGATGTCAGCTGACACAGAGTGTGTGCCTCGTGTGGGCTCCGCTGCTAAAATGTATCTTttgtaaataacaaaaaactgTGGTATACTAATTTATTTCATTCCATGCTTTtcttttaaaagaaattaaaagtacTTTGAAATAgagatttttcttcttcattttatcaATGACAAAATTGTACAGCAACACACTACTACAAAACAG from the Scylla paramamosain isolate STU-SP2022 chromosome 5, ASM3559412v1, whole genome shotgun sequence genome contains:
- the LOC135100749 gene encoding uncharacterized protein LOC135100749, which encodes MYTRALLSARNAVKGTVSRRGMGSVADFKPPTMSELPVPQGAWKDAYNAKQRKNNLHLISGILVAGGTLAFLAESDMVDFGMAPKMG